Proteins from a single region of Megalopta genalis isolate 19385.01 chromosome 3, iyMegGena1_principal, whole genome shotgun sequence:
- the LOC117225011 gene encoding band 7 protein AGAP004871 isoform X2, producing MPKQDDVDATTRFIEVLATMGSFLLVLVTFPFSLCFTFKVVQEYERAVVFRMGRLKGDASGPGTFFVMPCVDTCVRVDLRTVSFDVPPQEVLTKDSVTVTVDAVVYYRIKEPLNAVVKIANYSHSTRLLAASTLRTVLGTRNLAEILSERENISHTMQISLDEATDPWGVKVERVEIKDVRLPVQLQRAMATEAEAAREARAKVIAAEGEMLASRALKEASDVISTSPAALQLRYLQTLNSISAEKNSTIIFPLPVEFLTPFFTGGAKADQKILRIPSEEHPPHLEIKRANR from the exons ATGCCGAAACAAGACGACGTGGACGCGACCACGAGGTTCATCGAGGTGCTCGCGACCATGGGGTCCTTCCTGCTGGTGCTTGTCACGTTCCCGTTCTCGCTGTGCTTCACGTTCAAGGTCGTGCAGGAGTACGAGAGAGCCGTGGTCTTCAGGATGGGCCGGTTGAAGGGCGACGCCAGTGGTCCAG GGACGTTCTTCGTGATGCCATGTGTCGACACATGCGTGCGCGTGGATCTGAGGACCGTATCCTTCGACGTCCCTCCACAGGAAGTCCTTACCAAGGATTCCGTAACCGTGACCGTCGACGCGGTCGTATACTATCGCATCAAGGAACCCCTAAACGCTGTCGTCAAGATCGCCAATTACAG TCATTCGACCCGACTGCTCGCCGCCAGCACGCTGAGAACCGTTCTCGGGACGAGAAACCTGGCCGAGATTCTGTCCGAGCGCGAAAACATCTCTCACACCATGCAGATATCTCTGGACGAGGCCACGGATCCTTGGGGTGTCAAGGTTGAACGCGTCGAGAT AAAGGACGTCCGACTTCCGGTGCAGTTGCAGCGGGCAATGGCCACGGAGGCGGAAGCTGCAAGGGAAGCTAGAGCAAAAGTGATTGCGGCGGAAGGAGAAATGCTGGCGTCCCGGGCTCTAAAAGAGGCCAGCGACGTCATTTCCACCAGTCCGGCTGCACTTCAG CTGCGTTACCTGCAAACGTTGAACAGCATATCAGCGGAGAAGAACTCCACCATCATCTTCCCGCTGCCAGTCGAATTTCTCACGCCGTTTTTCACCGGCGGCGCGAAGGCAGATCAGAAGATCTTACGAATACCGTCCGAAGAACATCCACCGCACCTGGAAATAAAACGAGCCAATCGATAA
- the LOC117225011 gene encoding band 7 protein AGAP004871 isoform X1 — protein MVHYGCTKTDSGGVECFVEFKESPKNLGSQMPKQDDVDATTRFIEVLATMGSFLLVLVTFPFSLCFTFKVVQEYERAVVFRMGRLKGDASGPGTFFVMPCVDTCVRVDLRTVSFDVPPQEVLTKDSVTVTVDAVVYYRIKEPLNAVVKIANYSHSTRLLAASTLRTVLGTRNLAEILSERENISHTMQISLDEATDPWGVKVERVEIKDVRLPVQLQRAMATEAEAAREARAKVIAAEGEMLASRALKEASDVISTSPAALQLRYLQTLNSISAEKNSTIIFPLPVEFLTPFFTGGAKADQKILRIPSEEHPPHLEIKRANR, from the exons ATGGTGCACTACGGTTGCACGAAAACCGACAGCGGCGGAGTCGAGTGCTTCGTAGAGTTCA AAGAGTCGCCCAAAAACCTCGGATCGCAGATGCCGAAACAAGACGACGTGGACGCGACCACGAGGTTCATCGAGGTGCTCGCGACCATGGGGTCCTTCCTGCTGGTGCTTGTCACGTTCCCGTTCTCGCTGTGCTTCACGTTCAAGGTCGTGCAGGAGTACGAGAGAGCCGTGGTCTTCAGGATGGGCCGGTTGAAGGGCGACGCCAGTGGTCCAG GGACGTTCTTCGTGATGCCATGTGTCGACACATGCGTGCGCGTGGATCTGAGGACCGTATCCTTCGACGTCCCTCCACAGGAAGTCCTTACCAAGGATTCCGTAACCGTGACCGTCGACGCGGTCGTATACTATCGCATCAAGGAACCCCTAAACGCTGTCGTCAAGATCGCCAATTACAG TCATTCGACCCGACTGCTCGCCGCCAGCACGCTGAGAACCGTTCTCGGGACGAGAAACCTGGCCGAGATTCTGTCCGAGCGCGAAAACATCTCTCACACCATGCAGATATCTCTGGACGAGGCCACGGATCCTTGGGGTGTCAAGGTTGAACGCGTCGAGAT AAAGGACGTCCGACTTCCGGTGCAGTTGCAGCGGGCAATGGCCACGGAGGCGGAAGCTGCAAGGGAAGCTAGAGCAAAAGTGATTGCGGCGGAAGGAGAAATGCTGGCGTCCCGGGCTCTAAAAGAGGCCAGCGACGTCATTTCCACCAGTCCGGCTGCACTTCAG CTGCGTTACCTGCAAACGTTGAACAGCATATCAGCGGAGAAGAACTCCACCATCATCTTCCCGCTGCCAGTCGAATTTCTCACGCCGTTTTTCACCGGCGGCGCGAAGGCAGATCAGAAGATCTTACGAATACCGTCCGAAGAACATCCACCGCACCTGGAAATAAAACGAGCCAATCGATAA